One genomic region from Haloprofundus salinisoli encodes:
- a CDS encoding Cdc6/Cdc18 family protein: protein MTDSEDGGRERRNRCRRVSEYDADLRSYATTADETGKDAGTGGNADIGEDAERSGSGGTAETVTTDGGDPRPDDGSNGDPFAVGSIFAREELLRVGYVPERDRIIGRDNEIRAVGKALGPAVRGGPPRNLLLYGKTGTGKSLVSKHMAREAGARASDNGVDLIYQYVDCSNDDTETRAARELALGVRDTLEPNLSIPRKGIGAAEYFRHVWDLLDDHDVRSLIVILDEVDKLDGDDDILMTLSRAEESGKTDSYVGIIAISNKIQYRESIGERVDSSLQDREFVFHPYDATQLRQILENRRDAFQPDVLSADVIPKVAALAAREHGDARKAIDILRYAGAIAEESDSSQVLEEHIDSAMERAEADRFAELVSGSTPHVKYILVALASLTMRRDEEEFAKQDIYSTYKQVCANEGSDPISWDRVSRLLKEQSFLGITESRHTGGGYEKGSYRVHSLNRDPEIVLKALDSGSEL, encoded by the coding sequence ATGACCGACTCGGAGGACGGAGGACGAGAGCGTCGTAATCGGTGTCGACGGGTCAGTGAGTACGACGCCGACCTCCGGTCGTACGCGACGACGGCGGACGAAACGGGCAAAGACGCGGGCACGGGTGGAAACGCGGACATCGGCGAGGACGCAGAAAGGAGTGGAAGCGGCGGAACCGCCGAAACGGTGACGACCGACGGCGGTGACCCGCGGCCGGACGATGGCTCGAACGGCGATCCGTTCGCCGTCGGGTCCATCTTCGCACGCGAGGAACTGCTCCGCGTCGGCTACGTTCCCGAACGGGACCGAATCATCGGCCGCGACAACGAGATTCGCGCGGTCGGGAAGGCGCTCGGTCCGGCCGTCAGGGGCGGCCCGCCGCGAAATCTCCTCCTCTACGGGAAGACGGGCACCGGCAAGTCGCTCGTCTCCAAGCACATGGCCCGCGAGGCAGGCGCGCGCGCCAGCGACAACGGCGTCGACCTCATCTACCAGTACGTCGACTGCTCGAACGACGACACCGAGACGCGGGCGGCGCGCGAACTCGCGCTCGGCGTGCGCGACACGCTCGAACCGAACCTCTCGATTCCGCGGAAGGGAATCGGCGCGGCGGAGTACTTCAGACACGTCTGGGACCTCCTCGACGACCACGACGTGCGCTCGCTCATCGTCATCCTCGACGAGGTCGACAAACTCGACGGCGACGACGACATCCTGATGACGCTCTCGCGCGCCGAGGAGTCTGGCAAGACCGACTCGTACGTCGGCATCATCGCCATCAGCAACAAGATTCAGTACCGCGAGTCCATCGGCGAGCGCGTCGACTCGTCGCTGCAGGACCGCGAGTTCGTCTTCCACCCGTACGATGCGACGCAGCTCAGACAGATTCTCGAGAATCGGCGCGACGCGTTCCAACCGGACGTGCTCTCGGCGGACGTCATTCCGAAAGTCGCCGCGCTGGCCGCCCGCGAACACGGCGACGCCCGGAAAGCCATCGACATCCTGCGCTACGCGGGCGCAATCGCCGAGGAGTCGGACAGTTCGCAGGTGCTCGAAGAACACATCGACAGCGCGATGGAGCGCGCAGAGGCGGACCGCTTCGCCGAACTCGTCTCCGGGAGCACCCCGCACGTGAAGTACATCCTCGTCGCGCTCGCGTCGCTGACGATGCGCCGCGACGAGGAGGAGTTCGCCAAACAGGACATCTACTCGACGTACAAGCAGGTCTGCGCGAACGAGGGCTCCGACCCCATCTCGTGGGACCGCGTCTCCCGTCTGCTGAAGGAGCAGTCGTTTCTCGGCATCACCGAGAGCCGCCACACCGGCGGCGGCTACGAGAAAGGCAGTTATCGCGTCCACTCGCTGAACCGCGACCCCGAGATCGTGCTGAAGGCGCTCGACTCGGGCTCTGAGCTGTAG
- a CDS encoding adenosylcobalamin-dependent ribonucleoside-diphosphate reductase, with translation MSNANPSADELVLPVKRTEGETLEARMTSNAYNNILPARYLRKDADGNPTETQDELFARVAKNIALAEAVYEAEQTGESVTVTPDQLKPDHPRRDELAAEVFGKGVTADDEAETPLSVYNVNKFAYDTVVPQLPEEIRSTVETRRGEFQELMEMLSFVPNSPTLMNAGDELQQLSACFVDSPGDDITDIHQTMQEAAEVFQSGGGMGYAFWKLRPYGDAVGSTGGIASGPITFMRTYDQMCETIAQGGARRGAQMGVMRVSHPDVIQFIHAKNKDVSLAHSLRLNDPDDYTHTKFADALDEARELIDEEGRVAKHLRNAVEGHLSNFNISVGVTDEFMEALYDDEEFVFTNPRTEEPHVATPETKELYDMFGLGEHVEVGEVLSVPAAELWDHIVSGAHENGEPGIIYLERVNKQHSFDVEKHPDHRILATNPCGEQPLEEYEACNLGHINLSTLASLDAPDWRVWSDEHRDEYDSHEEAVEAFLAEAIDFEEFDRRIDLGTRFLENVVTMSDFPVPKIEQKVREMRKIGLGVMGLAQLYIQLGIRYGSDAGNEVASQLMTHMNHQSKWASHELAEERGSFDDWGDSKYANPTEYRQWFEHHTGLNADEWADGFAVRNHNTTTIAPTGTTSMVGNTTGGCEPIYNVAYYKNVSDDVQGDEMLVEFDDYFLRVLEANDIDVDEVKREAQEQMANNEFDGVDSLSTVPDAISELFVVTADLSGKDHAAVQCACQQGVDSAISKTCNFPNSATKEDMDEVYRYIYDHGGKGVTVYRDGTRSKQVLTTRADNAEFADEDEAAEVIAEQIREAFGSLDTFLDNEEVREALGNDLEDVVATTGEGRAYAQERPRPNVLHGITQRIDTGYGKLYVNINEDEEGEPFELFATIGNSGGFTNSFTEALAKVISYSLRSGVDPHEIAADLQGIRSPKVAWDKGEQINSIPDAIGVAMRRYLDGEIEKPYPKQKSLTEIESETTDADVDAEEAPEPDGGASVSNSANSSAMDDLLAAGESPECPECGNLTLYFSEGCKTCESCGWSEC, from the coding sequence ATGAGTAACGCCAACCCGAGCGCGGACGAACTCGTGCTTCCGGTCAAGCGCACCGAGGGCGAAACCCTCGAAGCGCGGATGACCTCGAACGCGTACAACAACATCCTGCCCGCACGCTATCTCCGCAAGGACGCCGACGGAAACCCCACCGAGACGCAGGACGAGCTGTTCGCCCGCGTCGCGAAGAACATCGCGCTCGCGGAGGCCGTCTACGAGGCAGAACAGACGGGCGAGTCGGTGACGGTCACGCCCGACCAGCTGAAACCGGATCACCCGCGCCGCGACGAACTCGCCGCGGAAGTGTTCGGGAAGGGTGTCACCGCCGACGACGAGGCGGAGACGCCGCTGTCGGTCTACAACGTCAACAAGTTCGCCTACGACACCGTCGTCCCCCAACTCCCCGAGGAGATTCGGTCGACCGTCGAGACGCGGCGCGGGGAGTTCCAAGAGCTGATGGAGATGCTCTCGTTCGTCCCGAACTCGCCGACGCTGATGAACGCCGGCGACGAGCTCCAACAGCTCTCGGCCTGTTTCGTCGACTCGCCCGGTGACGACATCACCGACATCCACCAGACGATGCAGGAAGCCGCCGAAGTGTTCCAGTCCGGCGGCGGCATGGGTTACGCCTTCTGGAAGCTCCGCCCGTACGGCGACGCCGTCGGCTCTACCGGTGGTATCGCCTCCGGTCCCATCACGTTCATGCGGACGTACGACCAGATGTGCGAAACCATCGCACAGGGCGGTGCCCGCCGCGGCGCGCAGATGGGCGTCATGCGCGTCAGCCACCCCGACGTCATCCAGTTCATCCACGCGAAGAACAAGGACGTCTCGCTTGCGCACTCGCTTCGCCTCAACGACCCCGACGACTACACGCACACGAAGTTCGCCGACGCGCTCGACGAGGCGCGCGAACTCATCGACGAAGAGGGACGAGTGGCGAAGCACCTCCGCAACGCCGTCGAGGGCCACCTCTCGAACTTCAACATCTCCGTCGGCGTCACCGACGAGTTCATGGAGGCGCTGTACGACGACGAGGAGTTCGTCTTCACGAACCCGCGGACCGAGGAACCGCACGTCGCCACGCCCGAGACGAAGGAGCTGTACGACATGTTCGGTCTCGGCGAGCACGTCGAAGTCGGCGAGGTGCTCTCGGTGCCGGCCGCCGAACTCTGGGACCACATCGTCTCCGGCGCCCACGAGAACGGCGAACCGGGCATCATCTATCTCGAACGCGTCAACAAACAGCACTCCTTCGACGTCGAGAAGCACCCCGACCACCGCATTCTCGCGACGAACCCGTGCGGCGAACAGCCGCTCGAAGAGTACGAGGCGTGTAACCTCGGCCACATCAACCTCTCGACGCTCGCCTCGCTGGACGCGCCCGACTGGCGCGTCTGGTCCGACGAGCACCGCGACGAGTACGACTCCCACGAGGAGGCCGTCGAGGCGTTCCTCGCGGAGGCCATCGACTTCGAGGAGTTCGACCGCCGCATCGACCTCGGGACGCGCTTCCTCGAAAACGTCGTCACGATGTCGGACTTCCCGGTGCCGAAGATCGAGCAGAAGGTACGCGAGATGCGCAAAATCGGCCTCGGCGTTATGGGTCTCGCCCAGCTGTACATCCAACTGGGCATCCGCTACGGCTCCGACGCGGGCAACGAAGTCGCCAGTCAGCTGATGACCCACATGAACCACCAGTCGAAGTGGGCGTCGCACGAACTCGCCGAGGAGCGCGGCTCCTTCGACGACTGGGGCGACTCGAAGTACGCGAACCCAACCGAGTACCGCCAGTGGTTCGAGCACCACACCGGCCTCAACGCCGACGAGTGGGCCGACGGCTTCGCCGTTCGCAACCACAACACGACGACTATCGCCCCGACGGGCACCACGTCGATGGTCGGCAACACGACCGGCGGCTGCGAACCCATCTACAACGTCGCCTACTACAAGAACGTCTCCGACGACGTCCAGGGCGACGAGATGCTCGTCGAGTTCGACGACTACTTCCTCCGCGTGCTGGAGGCCAACGACATCGATGTCGACGAGGTCAAGCGTGAGGCCCAAGAACAGATGGCGAACAACGAGTTCGACGGCGTCGACTCGCTGTCGACCGTCCCGGACGCCATTTCTGAACTCTTTGTCGTCACCGCCGACCTCTCCGGCAAGGACCACGCCGCGGTGCAGTGCGCCTGCCAGCAGGGCGTCGACTCCGCCATCTCGAAGACCTGCAACTTCCCGAACTCCGCGACGAAGGAGGATATGGACGAAGTCTACCGGTACATCTACGACCACGGCGGCAAGGGCGTCACCGTCTACCGCGACGGCACCCGCTCGAAGCAGGTGCTGACGACCCGCGCCGACAACGCCGAGTTCGCCGACGAGGACGAGGCCGCCGAGGTCATCGCCGAGCAGATTCGGGAGGCGTTCGGCAGCCTCGACACCTTCCTCGACAACGAGGAGGTCCGCGAGGCGCTCGGCAACGACCTCGAAGACGTCGTTGCGACGACCGGCGAGGGTCGCGCCTACGCACAGGAGCGCCCCCGCCCGAACGTGCTCCACGGCATCACCCAGCGCATCGACACCGGCTACGGGAAACTCTACGTCAACATCAACGAGGACGAGGAGGGCGAGCCGTTCGAGCTGTTCGCCACCATCGGCAACTCCGGCGGCTTCACCAACTCCTTCACGGAGGCGTTGGCGAAAGTCATCAGCTACTCGCTGCGCTCGGGCGTCGACCCGCACGAGATCGCCGCCGACCTCCAGGGAATCCGCAGCCCCAAGGTCGCGTGGGACAAAGGCGAGCAGATCAACTCCATCCCGGATGCGATCGGCGTCGCGATGCGACGCTACCTCGACGGCGAAATCGAGAAGCCGTACCCCAAACAGAAGAGCCTCACCGAAATCGAGTCCGAGACGACGGACGCGGACGTCGACGCCGAGGAGGCTCCCGAACCCGACGGCGGCGCGTCGGTCTCGAACAGCGCGAACTCGTCGGCGATGGACGACCTCTTGGCCGCGGGCGAGAGCCCCGAGTGCCCCGAGTGCGGTAACCTGACGCTGTACTTCTCGGAAGGCTGCAAGACCTGCGAGTCCTGCGGCTGGTCGGAGTGCTGA
- the trpG gene encoding anthranilate synthase component II produces MKVLVVDNFDSFTYNLVEYLSETRVEREDTSEVVDVEVLKNTASPDEVRAVDADAIVLSPGPGHPENDRDVGVTLDVLRELSPEVPTLGVCLGLEAAVYAYGGEVGHAPEPVHGKAFAVDHDGAGVYAGLEQGFQAGRYHSLVATTVPDCFEVTATTDHDGTELVMGVRHREYPIECVQFHPESVLTAVGHDIVENFLRNCVADAPRPTAD; encoded by the coding sequence ATGAAGGTGCTCGTCGTCGACAACTTCGACTCGTTCACCTACAACCTCGTCGAGTACCTCTCGGAGACGCGGGTCGAACGCGAGGATACCTCCGAGGTAGTCGACGTAGAAGTGCTGAAAAACACCGCCTCGCCCGACGAAGTTCGGGCCGTCGACGCCGATGCCATCGTCCTGAGTCCGGGGCCGGGTCACCCCGAGAACGACCGCGACGTGGGCGTGACGCTCGACGTACTTCGGGAACTGAGCCCGGAGGTGCCGACGCTGGGCGTCTGTCTCGGCCTCGAAGCGGCGGTGTACGCCTACGGCGGCGAGGTAGGCCACGCGCCCGAACCCGTCCACGGAAAGGCGTTCGCCGTCGACCACGACGGAGCGGGCGTCTACGCCGGACTCGAACAGGGCTTTCAGGCCGGGCGATACCACTCGCTCGTGGCGACGACGGTGCCGGACTGCTTCGAGGTGACGGCGACGACCGACCACGACGGAACGGAGCTCGTTATGGGCGTCCGCCACCGCGAGTATCCCATCGAGTGCGTCCAGTTCCACCCCGAGAGCGTGCTGACGGCCGTCGGTCACGACATCGTGGAGAACTTCTTGCGAAACTGCGTCGCCGACGCGCCGCGACCGACGGCGGACTGA
- the trpE gene encoding anthranilate synthase component I, with the protein MSSLDRSRASFASLFDGVDGPAVARVTAMLDLPSIAPLSAYAALSDENDYGFLLESAEKTPSSDPDGAFSPGTATDRHARYSFVGYDPEAVVTVDADGASVESLGGRAARYVEPDDGDVLDALRGALPDAERVGFDGGEETARQRLDGGLVGFLAYDAVYDLWLEEVGVERPAAHAEESATPDAQFVLTTKTLVFDHATDSVSLVFTPVVGPDDSPERVYGELESETTRLREKLAGAETPDHGGFEKHDETAESQEAYEAAVRETKRHVLDGDIYQGVISRTRELRGRIDPLGLYASLREVNPSPYMYLLRHGDRTVVGASPETLVSVRGDRVVANPIAGTCPRGDSPVEDRRLAGEMLADDKERSEHTMLVDLARNDVRRVSEAGSVRVEEFMNVLKYSHVQHIESTVSGTLDAESDVAEGTSAGRQTRSVDAFDATRASFPAGTLSGAPKVRAMEIIDALETTPRGLYGGGVGYYSWTGDADVAIVIRTATIERGDDGDDLVRVRAGAGIVADSDPTAEYEETEQKMGGVLDALERIEDECGESDGRGENDEKAPAEATR; encoded by the coding sequence GTGAGTTCGCTCGACCGCAGTCGGGCGTCGTTCGCGTCGCTGTTCGACGGCGTCGACGGCCCCGCAGTCGCCCGAGTCACGGCGATGCTCGACCTCCCGTCGATCGCACCGCTGTCGGCGTACGCGGCGCTGTCGGACGAGAACGACTACGGTTTCCTCCTCGAAAGCGCGGAGAAGACGCCGTCGAGCGACCCCGACGGGGCGTTCTCTCCCGGGACGGCGACCGACCGTCACGCCCGCTACTCGTTCGTCGGTTACGACCCCGAGGCGGTCGTCACCGTCGACGCCGACGGAGCGAGCGTCGAGTCGCTCGGCGGGCGCGCGGCGCGCTACGTCGAACCCGACGACGGTGACGTGCTCGACGCACTCCGCGGCGCGCTTCCGGACGCCGAGCGCGTCGGGTTCGACGGGGGCGAGGAGACCGCCCGTCAGCGACTCGACGGCGGCTTGGTCGGCTTTCTGGCCTACGACGCGGTGTACGACCTCTGGTTGGAGGAGGTCGGCGTCGAGCGACCGGCCGCCCACGCCGAGGAGTCCGCGACGCCTGACGCGCAGTTCGTCCTGACGACGAAGACGCTCGTCTTCGACCACGCCACCGACTCGGTGTCGCTGGTCTTCACGCCCGTCGTCGGTCCCGACGACAGTCCCGAGCGCGTCTACGGCGAGCTCGAATCGGAGACGACGCGCCTTCGTGAGAAACTCGCCGGGGCCGAGACGCCCGACCACGGCGGCTTCGAGAAGCACGACGAGACGGCAGAATCCCAAGAGGCGTACGAGGCGGCGGTCCGGGAGACGAAACGGCACGTCCTCGACGGTGACATCTATCAGGGCGTCATCTCTCGAACCCGAGAGCTTCGGGGCCGAATCGACCCGCTCGGCCTCTACGCGTCGCTGCGCGAGGTGAACCCCTCGCCGTACATGTACCTGCTGCGCCACGGCGACCGAACCGTCGTGGGCGCGAGCCCCGAGACGCTCGTTTCGGTGCGCGGCGACCGGGTCGTCGCCAACCCCATCGCCGGGACCTGTCCGCGTGGCGACAGCCCCGTCGAGGACCGCCGCCTCGCGGGCGAGATGCTCGCCGACGACAAGGAGCGCTCCGAGCACACGATGCTCGTCGACCTCGCGCGAAACGACGTGCGCCGCGTCTCCGAGGCGGGCAGCGTCCGCGTCGAGGAGTTCATGAACGTCCTCAAGTACAGCCACGTCCAGCACATCGAGTCGACGGTTTCGGGCACCTTGGACGCCGAATCGGACGTCGCCGAGGGAACCTCGGCGGGCCGACAGACGCGGTCTGTCGACGCCTTCGACGCCACCCGCGCGTCGTTCCCGGCGGGAACGCTCTCGGGCGCGCCGAAGGTCCGCGCGATGGAGATTATCGACGCGCTGGAGACGACGCCCCGAGGACTGTACGGCGGCGGCGTCGGCTACTACTCGTGGACCGGCGACGCCGACGTGGCCATCGTCATCCGGACGGCGACCATCGAGCGCGGAGACGACGGTGACGACCTGGTTCGCGTCCGCGCCGGCGCGGGCATCGTCGCCGACAGCGACCCGACCGCCGAGTACGAGGAAACGGAACAGAAGATGGGCGGCGTGCTCGACGCGCTCGAACGCATCGAGGACGAGTGCGGAGAGAGTGACGGGCGCGGAGAGAACGACGAGAAAGCGCCCGCGGAGGCGACGAGATGA
- a CDS encoding phosphoribosylanthranilate isomerase yields MTRVKLCGFTRAADLRAAAYAGVDAIGVITELPSDVESPREVAPSSAADLIAAAPPFVTTVLVLMPGTPERAVELSRLVDPDVLQLHGEFSADELQYIRAEAETKLVAAADAENTERVRDLDSVVDALLLDSVTDEGAGGTGETHDWEATGELAKTLCSPVILAGGLTPENVEAAVETAGPYGVDAASGVELAGGIKDHDAVREFVHRAKAMQFREGVSA; encoded by the coding sequence ATGACGCGGGTCAAACTCTGCGGCTTCACCCGCGCGGCGGACCTCCGAGCGGCCGCCTACGCAGGCGTCGACGCCATCGGCGTCATCACCGAACTCCCGTCCGACGTCGAGAGCCCGCGGGAAGTCGCCCCCTCCTCGGCGGCGGATCTCATCGCCGCCGCACCGCCGTTCGTCACGACCGTGCTCGTGCTCATGCCCGGAACGCCGGAGCGCGCCGTCGAACTCTCACGGCTCGTCGACCCCGACGTGCTCCAACTGCACGGCGAGTTCTCCGCAGACGAACTCCAGTACATCCGCGCGGAGGCGGAGACGAAGCTCGTCGCGGCCGCCGACGCCGAGAACACCGAGCGGGTCCGCGACCTCGACTCGGTGGTCGACGCGCTGCTCTTAGACTCCGTGACTGACGAGGGTGCGGGGGGAACCGGCGAGACCCACGACTGGGAAGCGACGGGCGAACTCGCAAAGACGCTCTGCTCGCCCGTCATCCTCGCGGGGGGACTGACGCCGGAGAACGTCGAGGCGGCCGTCGAGACGGCCGGTCCGTACGGCGTCGACGCCGCAAGCGGTGTCGAACTCGCCGGCGGCATCAAGGACCACGACGCGGTACGCGAGTTCGTCCACCGGGCGAAAGCGATGCAGTTCCGCGAGGGGGTGTCGGCGTGA
- the trpD gene encoding anthranilate phosphoribosyltransferase — MQEFIERVTKGENLTVEEAHEVADAVFEGATEAQIGALLAALRAKGETEAEIAGFAQGMRDAARTISPDRTPLVDTCGTGGDDYNTINVSTTSAIVAAGAGVAVAKHGNYSVSSSSGSADVLEVAGVEIDAEPPSVERAIERDGIGFMLAPVFHPAMKAVIGPRKELGMRTLFNVLGPLTNPAGADAQVLGVYDDDLVPIIADAVSHMPVERALVVHGDGLDEIALHGETSVAEVDGDDVTEYALTPEEMGLDSAPIAAVSGGTPEENAADLRGIVEGDVTGAKRDIVLANAGAAVYVAGLADSIEDGVDRAREAIDSSAAAEKLRRLTEPPVEPARSN; from the coding sequence ATGCAGGAATTCATCGAACGCGTCACGAAGGGGGAGAATCTGACCGTCGAGGAAGCCCACGAGGTCGCGGACGCGGTTTTCGAGGGAGCGACGGAGGCGCAGATCGGTGCGCTGCTCGCCGCACTCAGAGCGAAAGGAGAGACGGAAGCCGAGATAGCCGGGTTCGCACAGGGGATGCGCGACGCCGCGCGGACGATCTCGCCCGACCGGACGCCCCTGGTCGACACCTGCGGTACCGGCGGCGACGACTACAACACCATCAACGTCTCGACGACGAGCGCCATCGTCGCGGCGGGTGCGGGCGTCGCCGTCGCCAAACACGGCAACTACTCCGTCTCGTCCTCGTCGGGAAGCGCCGACGTGCTCGAAGTCGCCGGCGTGGAGATCGACGCCGAACCGCCGTCGGTCGAACGCGCCATCGAACGCGACGGCATCGGGTTCATGCTCGCGCCGGTGTTTCACCCCGCGATGAAGGCCGTCATCGGCCCGCGAAAGGAACTGGGGATGCGGACGCTGTTCAACGTGCTCGGTCCGCTGACGAACCCCGCGGGGGCGGACGCGCAGGTGCTCGGGGTCTACGACGACGACCTCGTTCCGATCATCGCAGACGCGGTGTCGCACATGCCCGTCGAACGCGCACTCGTAGTTCACGGCGACGGGCTCGACGAAATCGCGCTCCACGGTGAGACGAGCGTCGCCGAAGTCGACGGCGACGACGTCACCGAGTACGCGCTCACGCCCGAGGAGATGGGACTCGATTCGGCACCCATCGCGGCCGTCTCCGGCGGTACCCCCGAGGAGAACGCCGCCGACCTCCGCGGCATCGTCGAGGGCGACGTGACCGGCGCGAAGCGCGACATCGTCCTCGCGAACGCGGGTGCGGCCGTCTACGTCGCCGGCCTCGCCGACAGCATCGAAGACGGCGTCGACCGAGCGCGCGAGGCTATCGATTCGAGTGCGGCCGCCGAGAAACTCCGACGACTCACGGAGCCGCCGGTCGAACCCGCTCGGAGCAACTGA
- a CDS encoding GNAT family N-acetyltransferase, producing MAQTEETYRIRGYAESDRETFCELFGGEWFEISEQWFEWRYSSPYLDEKAIAVASVNGDPVGFFPCMVFPLRANGERTLALQPAGVLIDPEHRRRGLLTKLATWLFETYEGTETSVFFNFPNGAISPGLQKLGWREVLSLSSYFRVQRPNALLRARGRGLGTVGDATLNALSKAHLACSRQLRADASDVTVTRHSTVPAEVFASLYAENVPSAIHVARDAAFYRWRYDVPECDHRVYVARRDDPVAGAITHTERTQNGLVLTNVMEAQPMGVDDRNPAFERLLDAIAADHPDSDLIRATKATLPRAAALRSGYLVDDSLPLSRIRKPSTMMVARPVSTTGRPWRLNGLPLADPDSWELMLSERDPTY from the coding sequence ATGGCTCAAACAGAGGAGACGTATCGGATTCGGGGATACGCGGAATCCGACCGGGAGACGTTCTGTGAGCTCTTCGGCGGAGAGTGGTTCGAGATAAGCGAACAGTGGTTCGAGTGGCGGTATTCGAGCCCGTACCTCGACGAGAAGGCGATCGCCGTCGCTTCGGTGAACGGAGACCCGGTCGGATTCTTCCCGTGTATGGTGTTCCCGCTCCGAGCGAACGGCGAGCGGACGCTCGCGCTCCAACCTGCGGGCGTTCTCATCGACCCGGAACATCGGAGACGAGGCCTGTTGACGAAACTGGCGACGTGGCTGTTCGAGACGTACGAGGGAACCGAGACGTCGGTTTTCTTTAACTTCCCGAACGGGGCCATCAGTCCAGGCCTCCAGAAACTAGGCTGGAGAGAGGTGCTTTCGCTGAGCTCGTACTTCCGAGTCCAACGTCCGAACGCGCTGTTGCGCGCGCGCGGCAGAGGACTCGGTACCGTCGGGGACGCGACGCTGAACGCGCTCTCGAAGGCGCATCTCGCCTGTAGCCGGCAGCTCAGAGCCGACGCCTCCGACGTGACCGTCACCCGACACTCGACGGTTCCGGCGGAGGTGTTCGCGTCGCTGTACGCCGAAAACGTCCCGAGTGCGATTCACGTCGCTCGTGACGCCGCGTTCTATCGCTGGCGCTACGACGTACCGGAGTGCGACCACCGCGTCTACGTCGCCCGGCGCGACGACCCGGTCGCAGGGGCGATTACGCACACCGAGCGGACGCAGAACGGACTCGTCCTCACCAACGTGATGGAGGCACAGCCGATGGGCGTCGACGACAGGAACCCGGCGTTCGAGCGGTTGCTGGACGCGATCGCGGCCGACCACCCAGACAGCGACCTGATACGAGCGACGAAGGCGACGCTCCCTCGGGCGGCGGCGCTTCGGTCGGGTTACCTGGTCGACGACAGCCTCCCGCTGTCGAGGATCCGGAAACCGTCGACGATGATGGTGGCCCGTCCGGTTTCGACGACCGGCCGGCCGTGGCGACTGAACGGGTTACCGCTCGCCGACCCGGACAGCTGGGAACTCATGCTCAGCGAGCGGGACCCGACGTATTGA
- a CDS encoding DUF7504 family protein has protein sequence MVIDTDVNTTNVPAAGEQTLVRTVDPLPAAALPRTDRLLVVSARLHPQRLERLLRESGRDPASATLLSVWPVELEYDGPVTLSGVVHPGDVTGVGMRLVDALSTLSEGDCVATDALGVLEMYCEPDVVSRFFSTVLQKTSGRRLHGVHTVQPGVAVDGALEAQFDRVVDEPTQSS, from the coding sequence ATGGTCATCGACACAGATGTAAACACGACGAACGTGCCGGCGGCGGGCGAACAGACGCTCGTGCGCACTGTCGACCCCTTACCCGCAGCGGCACTGCCCCGAACCGACAGACTGCTCGTCGTCAGCGCTCGCCTCCACCCGCAGCGCCTCGAACGCTTGCTCCGCGAATCGGGACGCGACCCCGCGAGCGCGACTCTGCTGTCGGTCTGGCCGGTCGAACTCGAGTACGACGGGCCCGTGACTCTCTCGGGCGTCGTCCACCCCGGCGACGTGACGGGCGTGGGGATGCGTCTCGTCGACGCGCTCTCGACGCTCTCGGAGGGCGATTGCGTCGCTACCGACGCACTGGGCGTTTTGGAGATGTACTGCGAACCAGACGTCGTCTCTCGGTTCTTCTCGACGGTGCTCCAGAAGACCTCGGGCCGGCGGCTCCACGGCGTCCACACGGTTCAACCGGGCGTCGCCGTCGACGGTGCGCTGGAGGCGCAGTTCGACCGAGTCGTCGACGAACCGACGCAGTCGTCCTGA
- a CDS encoding lycopene cyclase domain-containing protein → MPDIGVFGPYTYLVTEVLFGSIAAVLLWRANAFRRAGETIAVLYPIAYVWDWYTLEVGVFSIPLRTGVELLGIPLEEHIFIVVVPSLVIGIHELVHGPWGRTDGASTEASERRDE, encoded by the coding sequence TTGCCGGATATCGGCGTTTTCGGGCCTTACACGTACCTGGTGACCGAGGTGTTGTTCGGAAGTATTGCGGCCGTCCTGCTCTGGCGGGCGAACGCGTTTCGACGCGCGGGCGAAACTATCGCCGTTCTCTACCCCATCGCCTACGTGTGGGACTGGTACACGCTCGAAGTGGGCGTCTTCTCGATTCCGCTTCGGACGGGTGTCGAACTGCTCGGCATTCCGTTGGAGGAACACATCTTCATCGTCGTCGTCCCCTCGCTCGTCATCGGTATCCACGAACTCGTCCACGGGCCGTGGGGGCGAACAGACGGAGCGAGTACGGAGGCGAGTGAGCGCCGGGACGAGTGA